One window of the Zea mays cultivar B73 chromosome 3, Zm-B73-REFERENCE-NAM-5.0, whole genome shotgun sequence genome contains the following:
- the LOC100191569 gene encoding uncharacterized protein LOC100191569: MGNCTASQRAAESWADDGEWEEAASSSPLSSEGDHHHHHHHRDERREDHHDSEVTIRITKRQLHELIEKNGGGHGLPLPGSGRRRRSSAEQLLADIMDSGEVHHRDHHREDHWHWKPALQSIPETVESS; encoded by the coding sequence ATGGGCAACTGCACGGCGTCGCAGCGCGCAGCGGAGTCGTGGGCCGACGACGGCGAGTGGGAGGAGGCGGCGTCATCGTCGCCGTTGTCGTCGGAGGGCGACCACCACCACCATCATCATCACCGCGACGAGAGGAGAGAGGATCACCACGACTCCGAGGTGACCATCAGGATCACCAAGAGGCAGCTGCACGAGCTGATTGAGAAGAACGGCGGCGGCCACGGGTTACCGCTACCGGGGTCCGGGAGGCGCCGGCGGTCGTCCGCGGAGCAGCTGCTGGCCGACATCATGGACTCCGGCGAGGTGCACCACCGCGACCACCACAGGGAGGACCACTGGCACTGGAAGCCCGCGCTGCAGAGCATCCCCGAGACCGTCGAGTCATCATGA
- the LOC100502180 gene encoding uncharacterized isoform X1: MARSRRLGDLGQVPSMASKEFLLAFLVIILHGAAATTTVHAANIIDRCWRRQPNWAANRQRLAACSVGFAGKMRQNRGPGVTAYTVTDPGDDPVRPRPGTLRYGATVLGGKVWITFERGMHIRLAQPLFVRSFTAIDGRGADVHIAGGAGIVLHEVSGVIIHGLHIHDIRSQPEGPAVRPGGAVRPAGGGGGSGSGTDGDAIRVVASSKVWIDHNSLSRCEDGLVDVTVGSNDVTVSNNWFFNHDKVMLLGHDDGHAADSRMRVTVAFNRFGPNVNQRMPRIRHGYAHVVNNVYLGWRDYAIGGSMGPSVKSEGNLFVASGTAENRKVTRRMPFAGRDWDWASVGDSFENGAFFKQTGSRVQPNYNKHQAFAAASSNQVRSLTKDAGALSCSVGSAC; encoded by the exons ATGGCGAGGTCTCGTCGTCTTGGGGACTTGGGACAGGTCCCGAGCATGGCCTCCAAAGAATTCCTCCTCGCCTTCCTTGTTATCATCCTCCATGGCGCAGCCGCAACGACCACGGTCCATGCCGCAAACATCATCGACCGGTGCTGGCGCCGGCAGCCCAACTGGGCGGCCAACCGGCAGCGGCTCGCCGCGTGCTCGGTGGGCTTCGCCGGGAAGATGCGGCAGAACCGCGGGCCCGGGGTCACCGCGTACACGGTGACCGACCCCGGCGACGACCCGGTGCGCCCGCGGCCGGGCACGCTGCGGTACGGCGCGACGGTGCTGGGCGGGAAGGTCTGGATCACCTTCGAGAGGGGCATGCACATCAGGCTGGCCCAGCCGCTGTTCGTGAGGAGCTTCACGGCCATCGACGGGCGCGGCGCCGACGTGCACATCGCCGGCGGCGCGGGCATCGTGCTGCACGAGGTGAGCGGCGTCATCATCCACGGGCTGCACATCCACGACATCCGCTCGCAGCCGGAGGGCCCGGCGGTCAGGCCCGGCGGCGCCGTGCGGCCtgctggcggtggcggtggcagcggcagcggcacggACGGCGACGCCATCCGGGTGGTGGCGAGCAGCAAGGTGTGGATCGACCACAACTCGCTGTCGCGGTGCGAGGACGGGCTGGTGGACGTGACGGTCGGCTCCAACGACGTGACCGTCTCGAACAACTGGTTCTTCAACCACGACAAGGTCATGCTGCTCGGCCACGACGACGGCCACGCCGCCGACAGCCGGATGCGCGTCACCGTCGCGTTCAACCGGTTCGGACCCAACGTCAACCAGCGCATGCCGAG GATTAGGCACGGCTACGCTCACGTCGTGAACAATGTGTACTTGGGATGGAGAGATTACGCCATCGGAGGAAGCATGGGACCGAGCGTCAAGAGCGAGGGCAACCTGTTCGTGGCCTCCGGCACAGCGGAGAACAGGAAG GTGACGAGAAGGATGCCGTTCGCCGGGAGGGATTGGGATTGGGCCTCCGTCGGGGACTCCTTCGAGAACGGCGCTTTCTTCAAGCAGACGGGCAGCAGGGTGCAGCCGAATTACAACAAGCACCAGGCCTTCGCGGCGGCCAGCTCCAACCAAGTGAGGTCGCTGACCAAGGACGCCGGCGCTCTCAGCTGCTCGGTCGGGTCTGCGTGCTGA
- the LOC100502180 gene encoding uncharacterized LOC100502180: protein MRQNRGPGVTAYTVTDPGDDPVRPRPGTLRYGATVLGGKVWITFERGMHIRLAQPLFVRSFTAIDGRGADVHIAGGAGIVLHEVSGVIIHGLHIHDIRSQPEGPAVRPGGAVRPAGGGGGSGSGTDGDAIRVVASSKVWIDHNSLSRCEDGLVDVTVGSNDVTVSNNWFFNHDKVMLLGHDDGHAADSRMRVTVAFNRFGPNVNQRMPRIRHGYAHVVNNVYLGWRDYAIGGSMGPSVKSEGNLFVASGTAENRKVFQSQPFISCVVSFLLFAALVTLYCNLCR from the exons ATGCGGCAGAACCGCGGGCCCGGGGTCACCGCGTACACGGTGACCGACCCCGGCGACGACCCGGTGCGCCCGCGGCCGGGCACGCTGCGGTACGGCGCGACGGTGCTGGGCGGGAAGGTCTGGATCACCTTCGAGAGGGGCATGCACATCAGGCTGGCCCAGCCGCTGTTCGTGAGGAGCTTCACGGCCATCGACGGGCGCGGCGCCGACGTGCACATCGCCGGCGGCGCGGGCATCGTGCTGCACGAGGTGAGCGGCGTCATCATCCACGGGCTGCACATCCACGACATCCGCTCGCAGCCGGAGGGCCCGGCGGTCAGGCCCGGCGGCGCCGTGCGGCCtgctggcggtggcggtggcagcggcagcggcacggACGGCGACGCCATCCGGGTGGTGGCGAGCAGCAAGGTGTGGATCGACCACAACTCGCTGTCGCGGTGCGAGGACGGGCTGGTGGACGTGACGGTCGGCTCCAACGACGTGACCGTCTCGAACAACTGGTTCTTCAACCACGACAAGGTCATGCTGCTCGGCCACGACGACGGCCACGCCGCCGACAGCCGGATGCGCGTCACCGTCGCGTTCAACCGGTTCGGACCCAACGTCAACCAGCGCATGCCGAG GATTAGGCACGGCTACGCTCACGTCGTGAACAATGTGTACTTGGGATGGAGAGATTACGCCATCGGAGGAAGCATGGGACCGAGCGTCAAGAGCGAGGGCAACCTGTTCGTGGCCTCCGGCACAGCGGAGAACAGGAAGGTGTTCCAGTCTCAGCCTTTTATCAGTTGCGTTGTCTCTTTTTTGTTGTTTGCAGCTCTGGTTACATTGTATTGTAATCTGTGTAGGTGA
- the LOC100283674 gene encoding 40S ribosomal protein S25-like → MAPKKDKAPPPSSKPAKSGGGKQKKKKWSKGKQKEKVNNAVLFDQATYDKLLSEVPKYKQITPSVLSERLRINGSLARRAIKDLMARGFIRMISVHSSQQIYTRATNT, encoded by the exons ATG GCCCCGAAGAAGGATAAGGCCCCGCCGCCGTCGTCCAAGCCGGCCAAGTCCGGAGGcgggaagcagaagaagaagaagtggAGCAAGGGTAAGCAAAAGGAGAAGGTCAACAACGCTGTGCTCTTCGACCAGGCCACCTATGACAAGTTGCTCTCCGAGGTGCCCAAGTACAAGCAGATCACCCCATCCGTCCTCTCCGAGCGTCTCAGG ATTAATGGATCATTGGCACGGAGGGCAATCAAGGATCTGATGGCAAGGGGATTCATAAGGATGATCTCTGTTCATTCCAGCCAGCAGATATACACCAGGGCAACCAACACATGA
- the LOC100276151 gene encoding uncharacterized protein LOC100276151, whose protein sequence is MATRAASRFLQRRLLSSGGKVLSEEEKAAEKVYIKKMEQEKLEKLARKGPSSGEQPSSTTVSAASDVKTGAGPTESASANVSTDKNRNYAVLAGTIAALSGLGWYLLSKPKKSEEVVD, encoded by the exons ATGGCGACCAGGGCGGCGTCGAGATTCCTGCAGCGCAGGCTCCTGTCTTCCGGCGGCAAGGTCCTCAGCGAGGAGGAGAAGGCCGCGGAGAAAGTGTACATCAAG AAAATGGAACAAGAGAAGCTGGAGAAGCTCGCACGCAAG GGCCCCAGCTCAGGAGAGCAACCTTCGTCGACTACAGTCTCTGCAGCAAGTGATGTGAAGACTGGGGCTGGGCCAACAGAGTCAGCGTCTGCAAACGTGTCTACCGACAAGAACAGGAACTACGCTGTCCTGGCAGGCACAATTGCTGCTCTGAGTGGCCTGGGTTGGTATCTATTGTCAAAGCCTAAGAAGTCGGAGGAGGTTGTGGACTGA